The following are encoded together in the Arcobacter aquimarinus genome:
- the def gene encoding peptide deformylase, which yields MVREVITYPNKLLRLKSQDVEKFDSELHTLLDDMYDTMMAQNGVGLAAIQVAIPLNVLIINLPNEEDIQDKNDLIEAINPVITHKDGTQVFTEGCLSVPGFSEDVTRAKHIIVEYFDRDGNKKTMECEDFLAVAWQHEMEHLSGHLFIENLSIIKRKKFEKEWKKKLKDKK from the coding sequence ATGGTTAGAGAAGTTATAACTTATCCAAACAAATTACTTCGATTAAAATCGCAAGATGTAGAGAAGTTCGATAGTGAACTTCATACTCTTTTAGATGATATGTATGATACTATGATGGCTCAAAATGGAGTAGGACTTGCAGCAATTCAAGTTGCTATTCCATTAAATGTTTTGATTATAAATCTTCCAAATGAAGAAGATATTCAAGATAAAAATGATTTAATTGAAGCTATTAATCCGGTTATTACACATAAAGATGGAACTCAAGTTTTTACAGAAGGTTGTCTTAGTGTTCCTGGATTTTCTGAAGATGTAACAAGAGCGAAACATATTATAGTTGAATATTTTGATAGAGATGGAAATAAAAAAACTATGGAGTGTGAAGATTTTTTAGCTGTTGCTTGGCAACATGAAATGGAACATCTTTCAGGACATCTTTTTATTGAAAATTTATCTATAATCAAACGAAAAAAGTTTGAAAAAGAGTGGAAAAAAAAACTAAAAGATAAGAAGTAA
- the tig gene encoding trigger factor has protein sequence MEFNANRVDEANAVISATVTKEILEANLDKVAKQASKTMNIQGFRKGKVPVAVVKQRFADKLAEDAEADAIRKILKDGLKQLEIKNEDLIGEPTVSKFDKKEDGSIEVELSVACKPNVDLGDYKSLIPAVENKEADIKDVEARLEEIAKSSAPLAKIARKRAVKDGDFAVIDFEGFVDGVAFEGGKAEKYPLEIGSASFIPGFEEQVIGMKYEEQKDIIVTFPESYQAKNLAGKEATFKVTLHEIQEKAAPELNDEFAQRMLPGQENVTIDTLKDRVKEQMSAEIKSKYYREELKPAYLEALVEKVQFALPSSVVEQEVNYALNNKIRTMSEAEINELKENASKVEEIRNELKEDATNSVKATFIVDALAKAENVQVSDQEVMQVLYYEAMQMGQNPQEVLKQYQEAGYLPAIKMSMIEEKVIAKLLDEKLGK, from the coding sequence ATGGAATTTAACGCAAATAGAGTTGATGAAGCAAACGCAGTTATATCTGCAACGGTAACAAAAGAAATTTTAGAAGCAAACTTAGATAAAGTTGCAAAACAAGCTTCTAAAACTATGAATATTCAAGGTTTTAGAAAAGGTAAAGTTCCAGTAGCTGTTGTTAAACAAAGATTTGCAGATAAATTAGCAGAAGATGCAGAAGCTGATGCAATCAGAAAAATTTTAAAAGATGGTTTAAAACAATTAGAAATTAAAAATGAAGATTTAATTGGTGAGCCAACAGTAAGTAAATTTGATAAAAAAGAAGATGGTTCAATAGAAGTTGAATTATCAGTTGCTTGTAAACCAAATGTTGATTTAGGTGATTATAAATCTTTAATTCCAGCTGTTGAAAATAAAGAAGCTGATATTAAAGATGTAGAAGCAAGATTAGAAGAGATTGCTAAATCTTCAGCTCCACTTGCAAAAATAGCAAGAAAAAGAGCTGTAAAAGATGGTGATTTTGCTGTTATTGATTTTGAAGGATTTGTTGATGGTGTTGCATTTGAAGGTGGAAAAGCTGAAAAATATCCATTAGAAATTGGTTCAGCTTCGTTTATTCCAGGATTTGAAGAGCAAGTTATTGGAATGAAATATGAAGAGCAAAAAGATATTATTGTAACTTTCCCTGAATCTTATCAAGCTAAAAATTTAGCAGGAAAAGAGGCAACTTTTAAAGTAACTTTACATGAAATTCAAGAAAAAGCTGCACCTGAATTAAATGATGAATTTGCACAAAGAATGTTACCAGGTCAAGAAAATGTAACTATTGATACATTAAAAGATAGAGTAAAAGAGCAAATGTCTGCTGAAATTAAATCTAAATACTACAGAGAAGAGTTAAAACCTGCATATTTAGAAGCTTTAGTAGAAAAAGTTCAGTTTGCATTACCAAGTTCTGTTGTTGAGCAAGAAGTTAACTATGCATTAAATAATAAAATTAGAACAATGAGTGAAGCAGAAATCAATGAATTAAAAGAGAATGCTTCAAAAGTTGAAGAGATTAGAAATGAATTAAAAGAAGATGCAACAAATTCAGTAAAAGCAACGTTTATTGTTGATGCTTTAGCAAAAGCTGAAAATGTTCAAGTAAGTGATCAAGAAGTAATGCAAGTATTATATTACGAAGCAATGCAAATGGGACAAAATCCTCAAGAAGTGTTAAAACAATATCAAGAAGCTGGATATTTACCAGCTATTAAAATGTCTATGATAGAAGAAAAAGTTATAGCTAAATTATTAGATGAAAAATTAGGAAAGTAG
- the era gene encoding GTPase Era codes for MTKCGYVSVVGRPNAGKSSLLNWLVGEKIAMVSHKANATRKRSNIIVMHNSDQVIFVDTPGIHETEKLLNQYMLEEALKAMGDCDLILYLAPVTDKISYYEDFLLKNKKNVKHILLLTKIDFVTNAQIIEKIKEYEKYSDKYECVIPVSIKKQTKPADILNNVVKHLPVHPYLFDPEIITTEHLRDIFKEFIRESIFENISDEIPYEADVLINKVEEKPNVDVIKATIIVQKDTQKGMIIGKGATAIKRIGKDARTKIEKLTGKKCFLELFVSIKKGWTKNKEGLKALGYDINS; via the coding sequence ATGACAAAATGCGGATATGTTTCAGTTGTTGGTCGTCCAAACGCTGGAAAAAGTTCACTTTTAAATTGGCTTGTTGGTGAAAAAATTGCAATGGTTTCACATAAAGCAAATGCTACAAGAAAAAGATCAAATATAATAGTTATGCACAATAGTGATCAGGTTATATTTGTTGATACTCCAGGAATTCATGAGACAGAAAAACTATTAAATCAATATATGTTGGAAGAAGCATTAAAAGCTATGGGAGATTGTGATTTAATTTTATACTTAGCTCCTGTAACTGATAAAATTTCTTATTATGAGGATTTTTTATTAAAAAATAAAAAAAATGTAAAACATATTTTGCTTCTTACAAAGATAGATTTTGTAACAAATGCTCAGATTATTGAAAAAATAAAAGAGTATGAAAAATATAGTGATAAATATGAGTGTGTGATTCCAGTTTCTATAAAAAAACAAACAAAACCAGCTGATATTTTAAATAATGTTGTGAAACATCTTCCTGTACATCCATATTTATTTGATCCAGAAATTATCACAACAGAACATTTAAGAGATATTTTTAAAGAGTTTATTAGAGAATCAATTTTTGAAAATATTAGTGATGAAATACCTTATGAAGCAGATGTACTTATAAATAAAGTCGAAGAAAAACCAAACGTTGATGTTATAAAAGCAACTATTATTGTGCAAAAAGATACTCAAAAAGGAATGATAATAGGAAAAGGTGCAACGGCTATTAAAAGAATAGGAAAAGATGCAAGAACAAAAATAGAAAAATTAACAGGAAAAAAATGTTTCCTTGAGCTTTTTGTTTCAATAAAAAAAGGTTGGACAAAAAATAAAGAGGGTTTAAAAGCATTAGGATATGATATAAATTCTTAA
- the clpP gene encoding ATP-dependent Clp endopeptidase proteolytic subunit ClpP — MSYIPYVVEKTGRGERSYDIYSRLLKDRIIMLSGEINDAVASTVVAQLLFLEAEDPDKDIYLYINSPGGVITSGMSIYDTMNYIKPDVCTICIGQAASMGAFLLSSGTKGKRYSLPNSRIMIHQPLGGARGQATDIQIQAKEIQRMKDSLNAIISEQTGQDISKVEKDTDRDNFMSADEACAYGLIDEVITKHK; from the coding sequence ATGAGTTATATACCATACGTAGTTGAGAAAACAGGTAGAGGAGAAAGAAGTTACGATATTTATTCAAGACTTCTTAAAGATAGAATTATTATGTTAAGTGGTGAAATAAATGATGCAGTAGCTTCAACAGTTGTTGCTCAATTACTTTTCTTAGAAGCAGAAGATCCAGATAAAGATATCTATTTATATATCAACTCTCCAGGTGGTGTGATTACAAGTGGTATGTCTATTTATGATACTATGAATTATATCAAACCTGATGTTTGTACTATTTGTATAGGACAAGCTGCATCTATGGGAGCATTTTTATTAAGTTCTGGAACAAAAGGTAAGAGATACTCTTTACCAAATTCTAGAATAATGATTCACCAACCATTAGGTGGAGCAAGAGGTCAAGCTACTGATATTCAAATTCAAGCAAAAGAGATTCAAAGAATGAAAGATAGTTTAAATGCTATTATCTCAGAGCAAACAGGACAAGATATCTCAAAAGTTGAAAAAGATACAGATAGAGATAATTTTATGAGTGCTGATGAAGCTTGTGCTTATGGTTTAATTGACGAAGTTATAACAAAACACAAATAA
- a CDS encoding VWA domain-containing protein produces MSFIYYKVLFLMLIPSFLLIYLLITKQSKIENYFSKSALKKLSISNQYLSNKTRNLLLFLSLIFMIIALARPVSNEKIKEIESNLIPIIIAIDISKSMKANDLYPNRVDFAKRKLLNILEISSNNNIGIILFAKTSFLLSPLTQDFNSLKILLNNLDTAINFDNGTNIYSVIETSQKLLKDYSNKNLILLTDGGDNQNFDKEIKFAKQNNIKIYTIALATKEGSVIQEKNGNYLTDKKGNIVNLKLNEKIKDLSLKTDGGYIEYSLNNSDINQIINDINNKFTKEKFEKKEYKTYTELFYYPLFIAIVLLLFAFSSLPNLKNLKLSIFIIFISFNFLKTDLLAFSIFDFKTIKEANNAYKEGDFVKASKEFDKLDENEFKDYNLANSLYKNNNFEEAIKLYENIKTTSSDLEFKRLHNLGNSYVQINDLNNALKKYEEALKLKNDSKTRDNLELVKSILEKKEDNQNNEPQNNQEEKKKDNKPSKNNNINKEESKIKQNEMIEDIQEEKWLKEIENQKTNSLLKKMESSNEDSIINPW; encoded by the coding sequence TTGAGTTTTATATACTATAAAGTGCTTTTTTTAATGTTAATTCCTAGTTTTTTATTGATATATTTATTAATTACAAAACAGAGTAAAATTGAAAACTATTTTTCAAAAAGCGCATTAAAAAAATTAAGTATTTCAAATCAATATCTTTCCAATAAAACAAGAAATCTATTACTTTTTTTATCCTTAATATTTATGATTATAGCTCTTGCAAGACCTGTCAGTAATGAAAAGATAAAAGAAATTGAATCAAATTTAATACCAATTATAATTGCTATAGATATTTCTAAATCTATGAAAGCAAATGATTTATATCCAAATAGAGTTGATTTTGCTAAAAGAAAACTTTTAAATATTTTAGAAATTAGTAGCAATAACAATATTGGAATAATTTTATTTGCAAAAACTTCATTTTTACTTTCACCTTTAACACAAGATTTTAACTCCTTAAAAATTTTGTTAAACAATCTTGATACAGCTATAAACTTTGATAATGGAACAAATATTTATTCTGTTATCGAAACAAGCCAAAAATTACTTAAGGATTATTCAAATAAAAATCTAATTTTATTAACAGACGGAGGAGATAATCAAAATTTTGATAAAGAGATAAAATTTGCAAAACAAAATAATATAAAAATCTATACAATAGCTCTTGCAACAAAAGAAGGCTCTGTAATACAAGAAAAAAATGGAAATTATCTAACTGATAAAAAAGGAAATATTGTAAATTTAAAATTAAATGAAAAAATAAAAGATTTAAGTTTAAAAACAGATGGTGGATATATAGAATACTCTTTAAATAATAGTGATATTAATCAAATAATTAATGATATAAATAATAAATTTACAAAAGAAAAATTTGAAAAAAAAGAGTATAAAACATATACAGAACTTTTTTATTATCCTTTATTTATTGCAATTGTTTTATTATTGTTTGCTTTTTCCTCTCTACCAAATTTAAAAAATCTGAAACTCTCAATTTTTATAATATTTATATCTTTTAATTTTTTAAAAACAGACCTCTTAGCTTTTTCAATTTTTGATTTTAAAACTATAAAAGAAGCTAATAATGCCTATAAAGAAGGTGACTTTGTAAAAGCTTCAAAAGAGTTTGATAAACTAGATGAAAATGAATTTAAAGATTATAATCTAGCAAATAGTTTATATAAAAATAACAATTTTGAAGAGGCTATAAAACTGTATGAAAATATAAAAACAACTTCTTCTGATTTAGAATTCAAAAGACTTCATAATTTAGGAAATTCTTATGTACAAATCAATGATTTAAATAATGCTTTAAAAAAGTATGAAGAAGCTTTAAAATTAAAAAATGATTCCAAAACAAGAGATAATCTAGAACTTGTAAAATCTATCTTAGAGAAAAAAGAAGATAATCAAAATAATGAACCTCAAAATAATCAAGAAGAGAAAAAGAAAGATAATAAACCATCAAAAAATAACAATATAAACAAAGAAGAATCAAAAATCAAACAAAATGAAATGATTGAAGATATACAAGAAGAAAAATGGCTAAAAGAGATTGAAAATCAAAAAACAAATTCTTTACTAAAAAAAATGGAATCTTCAAATGAAGATTCCATAATAAATCCTTGGTAA
- a CDS encoding YifB family Mg chelatase-like AAA ATPase yields the protein MKIIKSASLDSIEAIAIDVESTFTKGLPTFTIVGMISTSISESKDRVKSALLTNGFKFPPLKITVNLSPSEIAKKGTHFDLAIALQIAFYDDKKVNFSDIFVFGELALDGNIKDTNSIFPIILSLSKKDSINKVLVSSQTAQKLANIPNLKIYCVNNLSEAIEFIKTDKKENYLYEKKKLEYKTLIINDEQYFYDTNYLEDFKDVIGQDMAKYAAMICAAGNHNLIMEGSPGCGKSMISKRLQYIMPPMNLEEILEKAKLLALDFKEVDFSPIRAFRSPHHSSTKSSIFGGGSSNAKMGEIALSNGGILFFDELPHFSKSILEALREPLEDNKILISRVNNKILYETKFIFVAAMNPCPCGNLLSSVKECRCNEIEIQRYKNRLSEPFLDRVDLYLVMNDSFKDNKNKVSSKELHENIIKAFIKQKQRGQKELNGKLSDEEIKKYCILDEESLNILEKARFNYQLSFRSINKVLKVARTIADLNDNEIITKNDLLQSLNFRRR from the coding sequence ATGAAAATAATCAAATCAGCTTCTTTAGATTCAATAGAAGCAATAGCTATTGATGTGGAATCAACATTTACTAAAGGACTTCCTACTTTTACAATAGTTGGAATGATAAGTACAAGTATAAGTGAATCAAAAGACAGAGTTAAATCAGCACTTTTAACAAATGGTTTTAAATTTCCTCCACTAAAAATAACCGTAAATTTATCTCCTTCTGAAATTGCCAAAAAAGGAACACATTTTGATTTAGCAATTGCATTACAAATTGCTTTTTATGATGATAAAAAAGTTAATTTTAGTGATATATTTGTTTTTGGTGAATTGGCTCTTGATGGAAATATAAAAGATACAAACTCTATTTTTCCAATTATTTTATCTTTGAGTAAAAAAGACTCAATAAATAAGGTTTTAGTTAGTAGTCAAACAGCTCAAAAATTGGCAAATATTCCTAATCTTAAAATTTATTGTGTGAATAATTTATCTGAAGCAATAGAGTTTATTAAAACAGATAAAAAAGAAAACTATTTATATGAGAAAAAAAAGTTAGAGTATAAAACTCTGATTATTAATGATGAACAATATTTTTATGATACAAATTATTTAGAAGATTTTAAAGATGTAATAGGTCAAGATATGGCTAAATATGCTGCAATGATATGTGCTGCTGGTAACCATAATCTTATTATGGAAGGTAGTCCTGGTTGTGGAAAATCTATGATTTCTAAAAGATTACAATATATTATGCCTCCTATGAATCTTGAAGAAATTTTAGAAAAAGCAAAACTTCTAGCTTTAGATTTTAAAGAGGTTGATTTCTCTCCAATTAGGGCATTTCGTTCTCCTCATCATTCAAGTACAAAATCTTCAATTTTTGGTGGAGGAAGTTCCAATGCAAAAATGGGAGAAATTGCTTTGAGTAATGGAGGAATTTTATTTTTTGATGAATTACCACATTTTTCTAAATCCATATTAGAAGCATTAAGAGAACCTCTTGAAGATAATAAAATTTTAATATCAAGAGTTAATAACAAAATTTTATATGAAACAAAATTTATTTTTGTTGCAGCGATGAATCCATGTCCATGTGGTAATTTATTGTCAAGTGTTAAAGAGTGTAGATGTAATGAAATTGAAATTCAAAGGTATAAAAATCGATTAAGTGAACCTTTTTTAGATAGAGTAGATTTATATTTAGTTATGAATGATAGTTTTAAAGATAATAAAAATAAAGTTAGTTCAAAAGAATTACATGAAAATATAATAAAAGCTTTTATCAAACAAAAACAAAGAGGACAAAAAGAGTTAAATGGTAAATTAAGTGATGAAGAGATAAAAAAATATTGTATTTTAGATGAAGAGAGTCTTAATATTTTAGAAAAAGCAAGATTTAATTATCAATTATCCTTTAGAAGTATTAATAAAGTTTTAAAAGTTGCAAGAACAATTGCTGATTTAAATGACAATGAAATAATCACTAAAAATGATTTATTACAAAGTTTGAATTTTAGGAGAAGATAA